In Capsicum annuum cultivar UCD-10X-F1 chromosome 11, UCD10Xv1.1, whole genome shotgun sequence, one genomic interval encodes:
- the LOC107847025 gene encoding peroxidase 6, whose product MALQLLSIFLFSTLALFSLTESKLNVEYYNKTCPQFETIIQRIVVDKQLASPTTAAGALRLFFHDCMVGGCDASLLISSNSFAAAERDEEINLSLPGDAFDVISRAKTALELQCPGIVSCADILAVATRDLITIVGGPFYKVRLGRKDSFASFTKDVEGHIARPNMTMDTIINMFALKNLNVHEMVALVGAHTIGFSHCSEFRKRLFKFSQTSEFDPSMNPTYAKALQELCSNNTKDMAAFNDVMTPGKFDNMYYINLQKGLGLLASDQAMISDQRTKPIVELFAKDQDAFFKAFSHAMEKVSLYKVKTGKMGEVRRRCDAVNRLEVNPSKKIAS is encoded by the coding sequence ATGGCATTACAGCTACTATCAATTTTCCTCTTTTCAACTCTAGCCTTATTTTCTCTCACAGAATCCAAGCTCAATGTTGAGTATTACAACAAAACATGTCCTCAATTTGAAACAATCATCCAACGAATTGTCGTTGACAAGCAACTCGCATCCCCCACCACTGCAGCAGGCGCCCTCCGCCTCTTCTTCCATGATTGCATGGTGGGAGGCTGTGATGCCTCGTTACTTATTTCCTCAAATTCCTTTGCCGCAGCCGAGCGCGATGAGGAAATCAACCTCTCCCTCCCGGGGGATGCCTTTGACGTCATTTCGCGTGCAAAGACCGCATTAGAACTCCAATGCCCTGGCATTGTTTCTTGCGCGGATATTTTAGCTGTCGCAACTCGTGACTTGATCACTATAGTTGGAGGTCCGTTTTACAAAGTTCGCCTAGGTCGAAAAGATAGCTTCGCATCATTCACAAAAGATGTTGAAGGACATATAGCTAGGCCTAACATGACCATGGACACAATAATCAACATGTTTGCcttgaaaaatttaaatgtaCATGAGATGGTGGCTTTAGTGGGGGCGCATACAATTGGATTCTCTCATTGTTCAGAATTTAGAAAGAGACTATTCAAATTCAGCCAGACCTCAGAATTTGATCCTTCTATGAACCCTACATATGCAAAAGCGTTACAAGAACTATGCTCTAATAATACGAAGGATATGGCCGCATTCAATGACGTGATGACTCCTGGAAAATTCGATAACATGTACTACATAAACCTGCAAAAGGGGCTAGGATTGTTGGCTTCTGATCAAGCTATGATTTCTGACCAAAGGACAAAGCCTATTGTGGAGCTTTTTGCAAAGGATCAAGATGCATTTTTCAAGGCATTTTCACATGCAATGGAGAAAGTGAGTCTTTATAAAGTTAAAACTGGGAAAATGGGAGAGGTGAGACGTAGATGTGATGCTGTTAATCGTTTAGAAGTAAATCCGAGCAAGAAAATTGCTAGTTAA